A region of Ornithorhynchus anatinus isolate Pmale09 chromosome 5, mOrnAna1.pri.v4, whole genome shotgun sequence DNA encodes the following proteins:
- the ENTPD4 gene encoding ectonucleoside triphosphate diphosphohydrolase 4 isoform X1, producing the protein MGRISISCLFPASWHFSLSPVGCPRILNSTLRQIIVIGVLAAAASLLYYSVVVIRNKYGRLSRDKKFHRYLARVTDIEATDTNNPNVNYGVVVDCGSSGSRIFVYCWPRHNGNPHDLLDIRQMRDRNRKPVVMKIKPGISDFATSPEKASDYMSPLLNFAAEHVPRSKHKETPLYILCTAGMRILPESQQKAILEDLLTDIPVHFDFLFSDSHAEVISGKQEGVYAWIGINFVLGRFEHIEDEDEAVVEVNIPGGEDKDAFIRKRTAGILDMGGVSTQIAYEVPKTVSFASSHQEEVAKNLLAEFNLGCDAHRTEHVYRVYVATFLGFGGNAARQRYEDSIFSNTILKNRLLNKQTGQSAESPYLDPCLPLDIQDEIRQNGQTVHLRGTGDFTLCRETIQPFMNKTNETQTSLNGVYQPPVHFQNSEFYGFSEFYYCTEDVLRMGGDYSAAKFIKAAKDYCATRWSVLRERFDRGLYASHADLHRLKYQCFKSAWMYEVFHRGFSFPVNYSNLKTALQVYDKEVQWTLGAILYRTRFLPLRDIQQETFRANHAHWRGFSFVYNHYLFFACFLIVLLSILLYLLRLRRIHRRMLRNGSSASLWMEEGGLPSPKIGGTL; encoded by the exons ATGGGGAG GATCAGCATCTCCTGCCTATTTCCCGCTTCCTGGCATTTCAGCCTCTCCCCCGTGGGGTGTCCCCGAATTCTCAACTCCACCCTTCGCCAAATTATCGTCATCGGAGTCCTCGCTGCCGCTGCGTCTCTGTTGTACTACTCTGTCGTCGTAATCAGAAATAAGTATGGACGATTGTCACGGGATAAGAAGTTTCACAG GTACCTCGCCCGCGTTACCGACATCGAAGCTACTGACACCAACAACCCCAATGTGAACTACGGCGTGGTGGTGGACTGCGGGAGCAGCGGCTCTAGAATTTTTGTTTATTGCTGGCCCCGACACAACGGCAACCCCCACGATCTGTTAGACATCAGGCAGATGAGGGACAGAAACCGAAAGCCCGTGGTCATGAAAATAAAGCCAG GTATATCAGACTTTGCCACCTCCCCAGAAAAAGCCAGTGATTACATGTCTCCACTCCTGAATTTTGCTGCAGAACACGTGCCCCGTTCAAAACACAAAGAAACACCACTTTATATCCTCTGtacagctgggatgagaatcctgCCCGAAAG TCAGCAGAAGGCAATCCTGGAAGATCTCCTGACAGACATCCCAGTGCACTTTGACTTTCTGTTTTCTGATTCTCATGCAGAGGTTATATCAGGAAAGCAAGAAG GTGTATACGCCTGGATCGGTATCAACTTTGTCCTTGGACGATTTGAACATATTGAAGATG AGGATGAGGCAGTTGTAGAAGTGAATATTCCTGGTGGTGAAGACAAAGATGCCTTTATCCGTAAAAGGACAGCGGGTATTCTCGACATGGGCGGAGTGTCGACTCAGATAGCATATGAAGTCCCCAAAACTGTAAGCTTTGCCTCCTCACACCAG GAGGAAGTAGCCAAAAATTTGTTGGCTGAATTTAACCTTGGCTGTGATGCCCACCGTACCGAGCATGTGTACAGAGTGTATGTAGCCACATTCCTTGGCTTTGGTGGGAACGCCGCTCGCCAGAGATATGAAGATAGCATATTCTCCAACACGATTTTGAAGAACAG gCTTTTAAATAAACAGACAGGCCAGTCAGCCGAGTCTCCATATTTGGACCCATGCCTACCCCTAGACATTCAGGATGAAATTCGGCAGAACGGGCAGACCGTACACCTGCGAGGAACGGGAGACTTCACCCTGTGTCGGGAGACCATTCAGCCATTCATGAATAAGACAAATGAGACGCAGACCTCTCTCAATGGAGTCTACCAGCCCCCAGTGCACTTCCAAAACAGCGAATTCTATGGCTTCTCAGAATTCTATTATTGCACCGAGGATGTGTTGCGCATGGGAGGAGATTACAGTGCTGCTAAATTCATTAAAGCTGCAAAG GATTACTGTGCAACCCGGTGGTCAGTCTTGCGAGAACGCTTTGACCGGGGACTTTACGCATCTCATGCCGACCTCCACAGGCTAAA GTACCAGTGCTTTAAGTCTGCATGGATGTACGAGGTATTTCACAGGGGCTTTTCATTTCCGGTCAACTATAGCAATTTAAAGACTGCTTTGCAGGTTTATGATAAGGAGGTGCAGTGGACACTAGGAGCAATCCTTTACAGGACCCGTTTTTTACCGTTAAG AGACATCCAGCAGGAGACTTTCCGGGCCAATCACGCTCACTGGAGAGGCTTTTCCTTTGTCTACAACCACTACCTGTTCTTTGCCTGCTTCCTAATTGTCTTGTTGTCCATCCTGCTCTACCTGCTGCGGCTCCGGCGGATTCACCGGAGGATGCTAAGGAACGGTTCCTCTGCCTCACTCTGGATGGAGGAGGGCGGCCTCCCGTCCCCGAAGATTGGCGGAACCTTGTGA
- the ENTPD4 gene encoding ectonucleoside triphosphate diphosphohydrolase 4 isoform X2 yields MGRISISCLFPASWHFSLSPVGCPRILNSTLRQIIVIGVLAAAASLLYYSVVVIRNKYGRLSRDKKFHRYLARVTDIEATDTNNPNVNYGVVVDCGSSGSRIFVYCWPRHNGNPHDLLDIRQMRDRNRKPVVMKIKPGISDFATSPEKASDYMSPLLNFAAEHVPRSKHKETPLYILCTAGMRILPESQQKAILEDLLTDIPVHFDFLFSDSHAEVISGKQEGVYAWIGINFVLGRFEHIEDEDEAVVEVNIPGGEDKDAFIRKRTAGILDMGGVSTQIAYEVPKTEEVAKNLLAEFNLGCDAHRTEHVYRVYVATFLGFGGNAARQRYEDSIFSNTILKNRLLNKQTGQSAESPYLDPCLPLDIQDEIRQNGQTVHLRGTGDFTLCRETIQPFMNKTNETQTSLNGVYQPPVHFQNSEFYGFSEFYYCTEDVLRMGGDYSAAKFIKAAKDYCATRWSVLRERFDRGLYASHADLHRLKYQCFKSAWMYEVFHRGFSFPVNYSNLKTALQVYDKEVQWTLGAILYRTRFLPLRDIQQETFRANHAHWRGFSFVYNHYLFFACFLIVLLSILLYLLRLRRIHRRMLRNGSSASLWMEEGGLPSPKIGGTL; encoded by the exons ATGGGGAG GATCAGCATCTCCTGCCTATTTCCCGCTTCCTGGCATTTCAGCCTCTCCCCCGTGGGGTGTCCCCGAATTCTCAACTCCACCCTTCGCCAAATTATCGTCATCGGAGTCCTCGCTGCCGCTGCGTCTCTGTTGTACTACTCTGTCGTCGTAATCAGAAATAAGTATGGACGATTGTCACGGGATAAGAAGTTTCACAG GTACCTCGCCCGCGTTACCGACATCGAAGCTACTGACACCAACAACCCCAATGTGAACTACGGCGTGGTGGTGGACTGCGGGAGCAGCGGCTCTAGAATTTTTGTTTATTGCTGGCCCCGACACAACGGCAACCCCCACGATCTGTTAGACATCAGGCAGATGAGGGACAGAAACCGAAAGCCCGTGGTCATGAAAATAAAGCCAG GTATATCAGACTTTGCCACCTCCCCAGAAAAAGCCAGTGATTACATGTCTCCACTCCTGAATTTTGCTGCAGAACACGTGCCCCGTTCAAAACACAAAGAAACACCACTTTATATCCTCTGtacagctgggatgagaatcctgCCCGAAAG TCAGCAGAAGGCAATCCTGGAAGATCTCCTGACAGACATCCCAGTGCACTTTGACTTTCTGTTTTCTGATTCTCATGCAGAGGTTATATCAGGAAAGCAAGAAG GTGTATACGCCTGGATCGGTATCAACTTTGTCCTTGGACGATTTGAACATATTGAAGATG AGGATGAGGCAGTTGTAGAAGTGAATATTCCTGGTGGTGAAGACAAAGATGCCTTTATCCGTAAAAGGACAGCGGGTATTCTCGACATGGGCGGAGTGTCGACTCAGATAGCATATGAAGTCCCCAAAACT GAGGAAGTAGCCAAAAATTTGTTGGCTGAATTTAACCTTGGCTGTGATGCCCACCGTACCGAGCATGTGTACAGAGTGTATGTAGCCACATTCCTTGGCTTTGGTGGGAACGCCGCTCGCCAGAGATATGAAGATAGCATATTCTCCAACACGATTTTGAAGAACAG gCTTTTAAATAAACAGACAGGCCAGTCAGCCGAGTCTCCATATTTGGACCCATGCCTACCCCTAGACATTCAGGATGAAATTCGGCAGAACGGGCAGACCGTACACCTGCGAGGAACGGGAGACTTCACCCTGTGTCGGGAGACCATTCAGCCATTCATGAATAAGACAAATGAGACGCAGACCTCTCTCAATGGAGTCTACCAGCCCCCAGTGCACTTCCAAAACAGCGAATTCTATGGCTTCTCAGAATTCTATTATTGCACCGAGGATGTGTTGCGCATGGGAGGAGATTACAGTGCTGCTAAATTCATTAAAGCTGCAAAG GATTACTGTGCAACCCGGTGGTCAGTCTTGCGAGAACGCTTTGACCGGGGACTTTACGCATCTCATGCCGACCTCCACAGGCTAAA GTACCAGTGCTTTAAGTCTGCATGGATGTACGAGGTATTTCACAGGGGCTTTTCATTTCCGGTCAACTATAGCAATTTAAAGACTGCTTTGCAGGTTTATGATAAGGAGGTGCAGTGGACACTAGGAGCAATCCTTTACAGGACCCGTTTTTTACCGTTAAG AGACATCCAGCAGGAGACTTTCCGGGCCAATCACGCTCACTGGAGAGGCTTTTCCTTTGTCTACAACCACTACCTGTTCTTTGCCTGCTTCCTAATTGTCTTGTTGTCCATCCTGCTCTACCTGCTGCGGCTCCGGCGGATTCACCGGAGGATGCTAAGGAACGGTTCCTCTGCCTCACTCTGGATGGAGGAGGGCGGCCTCCCGTCCCCGAAGATTGGCGGAACCTTGTGA